One genomic region from Pseudoduganella lutea encodes:
- a CDS encoding malate dehydrogenase, whose protein sequence is MAKTPMRVAVTGAAGQIGYSLLFRIANGDMLGKDQPVILQLLEIDNEKAQKALKGVMMEIDDCAFPLLEGMTAHSDPLTAFKDVDVALLVGARPRGPGMERKDLLEANAQIFTVQGKALDAVASRNVKVLVVGNPANTNAYIAMKSAPNLPAKNFTAMLRLDHNRALSQVAQKTGKQVKDIEKLTVWGNHSPTMYADYRFATVNGESVKDLINDQEWNANTFLPTVGKRGAAIIEARGLSSAASAANAAIDHVRDWVLGTNGKWTTMGVPSDGSYGIPEGTMFGFPVTTENGEYTIVQGLEIDEFSQERINLTLKELTEEREGVKHLLP, encoded by the coding sequence ATGGCTAAAACCCCAATGCGTGTTGCCGTTACCGGCGCTGCCGGCCAGATCGGCTATTCCCTGCTGTTCCGCATCGCCAACGGCGACATGCTGGGCAAAGACCAGCCGGTCATCCTGCAACTGCTCGAGATCGACAACGAAAAGGCACAGAAGGCGCTGAAGGGCGTCATGATGGAAATCGACGACTGCGCGTTCCCGCTGCTGGAAGGCATGACTGCGCACTCCGACCCGCTGACCGCCTTCAAGGATGTCGACGTGGCCCTGCTGGTCGGCGCGCGTCCGCGCGGCCCGGGCATGGAGCGCAAGGATCTGCTGGAAGCCAACGCGCAGATCTTCACGGTGCAGGGCAAGGCGCTGGACGCCGTCGCTTCGCGCAACGTGAAAGTGCTGGTGGTGGGCAACCCTGCCAACACGAACGCCTACATCGCGATGAAATCGGCACCGAACCTGCCGGCCAAGAACTTCACCGCCATGCTGCGCCTGGACCACAACCGCGCACTGTCGCAAGTGGCACAGAAGACCGGCAAGCAGGTCAAGGACATCGAGAAGCTGACCGTGTGGGGCAACCACTCGCCGACGATGTACGCCGACTACCGCTTCGCCACCGTGAACGGCGAATCCGTCAAGGACCTGATCAACGACCAGGAATGGAACGCCAACACGTTCCTGCCGACCGTGGGCAAGCGCGGCGCCGCCATCATCGAAGCGCGCGGCCTGTCGTCGGCCGCATCGGCAGCCAACGCCGCCATCGACCACGTGCGTGACTGGGTGCTGGGCACCAACGGCAAGTGGACCACGATGGGCGTGCCGTCCGACGGTTCCTACGGCATCCCCGAAGGCACGATGTTCGGTTTCCCGGTCACCACCGAGAACGGCGAATACACGATCGTCCAGGGCCTGGAAATCGACGAATTCTCCCAGGAACGCATCAACCTCACGCTGAAGGAACTGACCGAAGAGCGTGAAGGCGTGAAGCACCTGCTGCCGTAA
- a CDS encoding NMCC_0638 family (lipo)protein, whose translation MKHRSTAAMAVLLGVLGTAAAEAPDVPSKAFVDLCMSTFGNPDAVRTAALGRGFKAAPEFKERLMRKGGEGDVYAARDLALVVERGRRMCTVFAKSDNPEATGAHLKSWLPPASTPFTVATENVSGTGNQSTVMYRISKEGKPFAAWTFSTYKGQGTFNVAITLQ comes from the coding sequence ATGAAACATCGATCGACGGCGGCAATGGCCGTCCTGCTGGGTGTGCTGGGCACGGCGGCGGCCGAGGCCCCCGACGTGCCGTCGAAGGCGTTCGTGGACCTTTGCATGAGCACGTTCGGCAATCCCGACGCCGTGCGGACCGCCGCCCTTGGCCGTGGATTCAAGGCGGCGCCGGAGTTCAAGGAACGCCTGATGCGCAAGGGTGGCGAGGGCGACGTCTATGCCGCTCGCGACCTGGCGCTCGTGGTGGAGCGGGGCAGGCGCATGTGCACGGTATTTGCAAAGAGCGATAATCCCGAAGCCACGGGGGCACACCTGAAAAGCTGGCTTCCGCCGGCATCGACGCCGTTCACGGTCGCTACCGAAAATGTCAGCGGCACGGGCAACCAGTCGACGGTGATGTACCGGATCAGCAAGGAGGGCAAGCCGTTCGCGGCGTGGACATTCAGTACCTACAAGGGTCAGGGAACGTTCAACGTCGCCATCACGCTGCAGTGA
- the sdhC gene encoding succinate dehydrogenase, cytochrome b556 subunit: MSEAIKDPTRKPRREYRNIHIGELGQYRMPLSAIVSILHRISGMLLFVLLPFILYLLQESIRSEISFAHFQGIAQHPFTKLVILAMVWGYMHHFCAGIRHLVMDTHVGLDKDSARKTSVVVLIISLVVTLLVALKLFGVF, encoded by the coding sequence ATGTCTGAAGCCATCAAGGATCCCACGCGCAAGCCGCGTCGGGAATACCGCAACATCCACATCGGTGAACTGGGCCAGTACCGCATGCCGTTGTCGGCGATCGTGTCGATCCTGCACCGCATCAGCGGCATGCTGCTGTTCGTGCTGCTGCCGTTCATCCTGTACCTGCTGCAGGAAAGCATCCGCTCCGAGATCTCCTTCGCGCACTTCCAGGGCATCGCCCAGCATCCGTTCACGAAGCTGGTGATCCTGGCCATGGTGTGGGGCTACATGCACCACTTCTGCGCCGGCATCCGCCACCTGGTGATGGACACGCACGTGGGCCTGGACAAGGATTCGGCCCGCAAGACGTCGGTCGTCGTGCTGATCATCAGTCTGGTCGTGACCCTGCTGGTCGCCCTGAAACTGTTCGGAGTGTTCTGA
- the ltrA gene encoding group II intron reverse transcriptase/maturase: MNRVRHQMSAEAERVAVRRGEASSQASSDETRFTRQKTKDTGRNLLTQALARENMHRAWKRVKANKGAAGVDGLDISQTQEHLKHAWPTIKKQLLEGTYRPMPVRRVGIPKPDGSERELGIPTVIDRLIQQALLQVLQPLIDPTFSEHSHGFRPGRRAHDAVLRAQQYVQEGYRVVVDVDLSKFFDRVNHDILIDRLRKRVNDIGVIRLVRAYLNAGIMDGGMVSQRMEGTPQGGPLSPLLANVLLDEVDRELERRGHRFARYADDCNVYVRSEKAGERVMALLKRQYDKLHLKINESKSAVASALGRKFLGYELYATKKGAVKRAVSDKAQDTFRQRIRQLTRRSGGRSISEIIDKLRPYVLGWKAYFGLSQTPGIWRELDEWMRHRMRAIHLKQWKRAKTIYRELLNLGATPNVALRVAQNSRRWWRNSRFALNNVLTIAYFDRLGMPRLT, encoded by the coding sequence ATGAATCGGGTAAGGCATCAGATGTCCGCAGAAGCGGAGCGGGTCGCGGTAAGGCGGGGTGAAGCCTCGTCCCAAGCTTCCAGTGATGAAACCCGGTTCACGCGGCAGAAAACGAAAGACACAGGGCGAAACTTGCTCACGCAAGCGCTCGCGAGGGAAAACATGCATCGCGCGTGGAAGCGCGTGAAGGCGAACAAGGGAGCCGCAGGTGTCGATGGGCTGGATATCAGCCAGACTCAAGAACATCTGAAACACGCTTGGCCGACCATCAAGAAACAACTGCTGGAAGGCACGTACAGGCCGATGCCGGTGCGGCGTGTGGGCATTCCGAAGCCGGATGGAAGCGAACGTGAGCTGGGGATACCCACCGTGATCGACCGTCTGATTCAGCAGGCACTGCTGCAAGTGCTGCAACCGCTGATCGACCCTACCTTTAGTGAACACAGCCATGGGTTTCGGCCCGGCCGCCGTGCGCATGATGCCGTGCTCAGGGCACAGCAATATGTGCAGGAAGGCTACCGCGTCGTGGTCGATGTGGACCTGTCGAAATTCTTTGACCGGGTCAACCACGATATCCTGATCGACCGCCTACGGAAACGCGTGAACGACATCGGAGTGATCCGGCTGGTGCGCGCCTACCTGAACGCGGGAATCATGGATGGCGGTATGGTAAGCCAGCGAATGGAAGGTACGCCGCAAGGCGGGCCGCTGTCTCCACTGCTGGCCAACGTGCTTCTCGACGAGGTGGATCGCGAACTGGAACGCCGGGGCCACCGCTTTGCCCGCTATGCCGATGACTGCAACGTGTATGTGCGCAGTGAGAAAGCTGGCGAGCGGGTGATGGCCCTGCTCAAGCGTCAATACGACAAGCTGCACCTGAAGATCAATGAATCGAAAAGTGCAGTGGCTAGCGCATTAGGCCGCAAATTTCTGGGGTACGAGCTTTATGCAACCAAGAAAGGAGCGGTCAAACGGGCTGTGTCGGACAAAGCGCAAGACACGTTTCGGCAACGGATCAGGCAACTTACTCGCCGGTCCGGTGGCCGCAGCATCAGCGAGATAATCGACAAACTCCGCCCCTACGTGCTGGGATGGAAAGCCTATTTTGGACTGTCGCAAACTCCAGGAATCTGGCGTGAACTGGATGAATGGATGCGTCATCGAATGCGGGCGATCCACCTGAAACAATGGAAACGAGCGAAAACGATATATCGTGAGCTGCTCAATCTCGGGGCAACGCCCAATGTGGCGTTACGGGTGGCGCAGAACAGTCGCCGCTGGTGGCGCAACAGCCGATTTGCTCTAAATAACGTGCTGACGATCGCTTACTTTGATCGCCTCGGCATGCCACGCCTCACTTAA
- a CDS encoding FAD assembly factor SdhE, translating to MNTEDNRSHQEDPANRARLRWRSRRGLLENDLILTRFLDAHETELTDEEVDALTRLLDLSDNALMDLVLARSEPEGELDLPHVHALLGRLRRA from the coding sequence ATGAACACTGAAGACAACCGTTCGCATCAGGAAGACCCCGCCAACCGTGCCCGCCTGCGCTGGCGGTCCCGGCGGGGGCTGCTGGAAAACGATCTGATACTGACCCGTTTTCTCGATGCGCACGAGACGGAATTGACCGACGAAGAAGTGGACGCGCTGACGCGGCTTCTCGACTTGTCGGACAATGCGCTGATGGATCTGGTGCTGGCGCGCAGCGAGCCGGAAGGCGAGCTCGATCTGCCGCATGTGCATGCACTGCTGGGTCGTCTGCGCCGCGCCTGA
- the sdhD gene encoding succinate dehydrogenase, hydrophobic membrane anchor protein, whose amino-acid sequence MKNNIGPKRLVVGAHYGLGEFLAQRATAIVMVVYTVVLLGAFLTGNNFSYEGWAGLFAQTWFKLFTLATLIGLFYHAWVGVVSVYQDYIKNVGVRFLIQTASAMWLIACAVWSVQILWSV is encoded by the coding sequence ATGAAAAACAATATCGGACCAAAGCGCCTCGTCGTCGGCGCCCACTACGGCCTGGGCGAATTCCTCGCGCAGCGCGCCACCGCCATCGTGATGGTGGTGTACACCGTCGTGCTGCTGGGCGCTTTCCTGACTGGCAATAACTTCTCGTATGAGGGCTGGGCCGGCCTGTTCGCGCAGACGTGGTTCAAGCTGTTCACGCTGGCCACGCTGATCGGCCTGTTCTATCACGCCTGGGTCGGCGTCGTTTCCGTCTACCAGGACTACATCAAGAACGTGGGCGTTCGCTTCCTCATTCAAACCGCGTCAGCCATGTGGCTGATCGCGTGCGCCGTGTGGTCGGTGCAGATCCTCTGGAGTGTGTAA
- a CDS encoding citrate synthase — translation MNTSDNKATLSFSDGSAPIEFPIYKGTVGPDVIDIRKLYGATGKFTYDPGFMSTAACNSSITYIDGDKGELQYRGYPIEQLAVNADFMESCYLLLNGELPTEAQKAEFVTTVTKHTMVHEQMQFFFRGFRRDAHPMSVLVGTVGALASFYHDSLDINDAKQREISAIRLIAKMPTLVAMAYKYSIGQPFMYPRNDLSYSANFMRMMFGNPCEEYVVNDVLVRALDRILILHADHEQNASTSTVRLAGSSGANPFACIAAGIACLWGPAHGGANEAALTMLKEIGSVENIPSFIEKVKDKNSGVKLMGFGHRVYKNFDPRATLMRETCHEVLNELGLQDDPLFKLAMALEDIALNDEYFVSRKLYPNVDFYSGIVQSALGIPVSMFTGIFAMARTIGWIAQWNEMIADPEQKIGRPRQLFVGSTVRDVPKLKDRK, via the coding sequence ATGAATACTTCTGATAACAAAGCTACCTTGTCGTTCTCCGACGGCAGCGCCCCGATCGAATTCCCGATCTACAAGGGCACCGTCGGCCCGGACGTCATCGATATCCGCAAGCTGTACGGCGCGACCGGCAAGTTCACCTACGACCCGGGCTTCATGTCCACCGCGGCGTGCAACTCGTCGATCACCTACATCGACGGCGACAAGGGCGAACTGCAATACCGCGGCTACCCGATCGAGCAGCTGGCCGTGAACGCCGACTTCATGGAAAGCTGCTACCTGCTGCTGAACGGCGAACTGCCGACCGAAGCGCAGAAGGCCGAGTTCGTGACCACCGTGACGAAGCACACGATGGTCCACGAGCAGATGCAGTTCTTCTTCCGCGGTTTCCGCCGCGACGCGCACCCGATGTCGGTGCTGGTCGGCACCGTCGGCGCGCTGGCGTCGTTCTACCACGACTCGCTGGACATCAACGATGCCAAGCAGCGTGAAATCTCCGCGATCCGCCTGATCGCCAAGATGCCGACGCTGGTCGCCATGGCCTACAAGTACTCGATCGGCCAGCCGTTCATGTACCCGCGCAACGACCTGTCGTACAGCGCCAACTTCATGCGCATGATGTTCGGTAACCCGTGCGAGGAATATGTGGTCAACGACGTGCTGGTGCGCGCGCTGGACCGCATCCTGATCCTGCACGCCGACCACGAGCAGAACGCTTCCACGTCGACCGTCCGCCTGGCCGGTTCGTCGGGCGCCAACCCGTTCGCGTGTATCGCGGCCGGCATCGCCTGCCTGTGGGGCCCGGCACACGGCGGCGCCAACGAAGCGGCACTGACGATGCTGAAGGAAATCGGCTCGGTCGAGAACATCCCGTCCTTCATCGAGAAGGTCAAGGACAAGAACTCGGGCGTGAAGCTGATGGGCTTCGGTCACCGCGTGTACAAGAACTTCGACCCGCGTGCCACGCTGATGCGTGAAACCTGCCACGAAGTGCTGAACGAACTGGGCCTGCAGGACGACCCGCTGTTCAAGCTGGCCATGGCGCTGGAAGACATCGCGCTGAACGACGAGTACTTCGTGTCCCGCAAGCTGTACCCGAACGTCGACTTCTACTCGGGCATCGTGCAATCGGCACTGGGTATCCCGGTCTCGATGTTCACCGGTATCTTCGCGATGGCCCGTACCATCGGCTGGATCGCCCAGTGGAACGAGATGATCGCCGATCCGGAACAGAAGATCGGCCGCCCGCGCCAGCTGTTCGTGGGTTCGACGGTGCGCGACGTGCCGAAGCTGAAGGATCGCAAGTAA
- the sdhA gene encoding succinate dehydrogenase flavoprotein subunit, producing the protein MAAIKSSIPVRRFDAVIVGAGGSGMRASLQLAEAGLNVAVLSKVFPTRSHTVAAQGGIGASLGNMAEDNWFWHMFDTVKGGDYLGDQDAIEFMCREAPKVVYELEHFGMPFDRNPDGTIYQRPFGGHTANFGEKAVQRACAAADRTGHALLHTLYQRNVRARTHFFVEWMALDLIRDSEGDVIGVVALEMETGDVMILQAKTTIFATGGAGRIFAASTNAFINTGDGMGMAARAGLPLQDMEFWQFHPTGVAGAGVLITEGVRGEGGILINSQGERFMERYAPTLKDLAPRDFVSRSMDQEIKEGRGVGPNKDHVLLDLRHIGKETIEKRLPSILEIGHKFANVDATKEPIPVVPTIHYQMGGIPTNIHGQVVAPSADGSQKIVNGLYAIGECACVSVHGANRLGTNSLLDLVVFGRAAGNHVVASNLKAKEHKDLPKDASDFAMDRLNRLETSTGSEKVQGVANDIRATMQKYCGVFRTDDLLKAGFDEIMKLDERRKHVSFKDKSKVFNTARVEALELDNLIETAKATITSAVARKESRGAHAHSDFPNRDDENWMKHTLWFSEGCRLEYKPVVTKPLTVETFKPKARTF; encoded by the coding sequence GTGGCAGCAATCAAATCTTCCATCCCAGTCCGCCGCTTCGACGCGGTGATCGTCGGCGCCGGCGGTTCCGGCATGCGCGCCTCCCTGCAACTGGCAGAAGCTGGCCTGAACGTGGCCGTGCTGTCGAAAGTCTTCCCCACCCGTTCGCACACCGTCGCCGCACAGGGCGGCATCGGTGCTTCGCTGGGCAACATGGCCGAGGACAACTGGTTCTGGCACATGTTCGACACGGTCAAGGGCGGCGACTACCTGGGCGACCAGGACGCGATCGAATTCATGTGCCGCGAAGCGCCGAAGGTCGTGTATGAACTCGAACACTTCGGCATGCCGTTCGACCGCAATCCCGACGGCACGATCTACCAGCGCCCGTTCGGCGGCCACACGGCGAACTTCGGCGAGAAGGCCGTGCAGCGCGCCTGCGCCGCGGCCGACCGTACCGGCCACGCGCTGCTGCACACGCTGTACCAGCGCAATGTGCGCGCCCGCACGCACTTCTTCGTCGAATGGATGGCGCTGGACCTGATCCGCGATAGCGAAGGCGACGTGATCGGCGTGGTCGCGCTGGAAATGGAAACGGGCGACGTGATGATCCTGCAGGCGAAGACGACGATCTTCGCCACCGGTGGTGCCGGCCGTATCTTCGCCGCATCGACCAACGCGTTCATCAACACCGGCGACGGCATGGGCATGGCGGCACGCGCCGGCCTGCCGCTGCAGGACATGGAGTTCTGGCAGTTCCACCCGACCGGCGTGGCCGGCGCGGGCGTGTTGATCACCGAAGGCGTGCGCGGCGAAGGCGGCATCCTGATCAACTCGCAGGGCGAGCGTTTCATGGAGCGCTATGCGCCGACGCTGAAGGACCTGGCGCCGCGCGACTTCGTGTCGCGCTCGATGGACCAGGAAATCAAGGAAGGCCGCGGCGTGGGCCCGAACAAGGATCACGTGCTGCTCGACCTGCGCCACATCGGTAAAGAGACGATCGAGAAGCGCCTGCCGTCGATCCTGGAAATCGGCCACAAGTTCGCCAACGTCGATGCGACGAAGGAACCGATCCCGGTCGTGCCGACGATCCACTACCAGATGGGCGGCATCCCGACCAATATCCACGGCCAGGTGGTCGCACCTTCTGCCGACGGTTCGCAGAAGATCGTCAACGGTCTGTACGCGATCGGCGAATGCGCCTGCGTGTCCGTGCACGGCGCGAACCGCCTGGGCACGAACTCGCTGCTCGACCTGGTGGTGTTCGGCCGCGCGGCCGGCAACCACGTCGTCGCCTCGAACCTGAAGGCGAAGGAACACAAGGACCTGCCGAAGGATGCGTCGGACTTCGCGATGGACCGCCTGAACCGCCTGGAAACCTCGACCGGTTCGGAAAAGGTGCAGGGCGTGGCCAACGATATCCGCGCCACGATGCAGAAATACTGCGGCGTATTCCGCACCGACGACCTGCTGAAAGCCGGCTTCGACGAAATCATGAAGCTGGACGAACGCCGCAAGCACGTGTCGTTCAAGGACAAGTCGAAGGTGTTCAACACCGCCCGCGTGGAAGCGCTGGAGCTGGACAACCTGATCGAAACGGCCAAGGCCACGATCACGTCGGCAGTGGCCCGCAAGGAATCGCGCGGTGCGCATGCGCACAGCGACTTCCCGAACCGCGACGACGAAAACTGGATGAAGCACACGCTGTGGTTCTCCGAAGGCTGCCGCCTGGAGTACAAGCCGGTCGTCACCAAGCCGCTGACGGTGGAAACCTTCAAGCCCAAAGCACGCACTTTCTAA
- a CDS encoding GntR family transcriptional regulator yields MNPVTPNQPSPGSSANAPAVPAAGATPNTHAPAGSAASAPTAPAPTFSPLYQQIKALITQSLQSGEWKPGEMIPSEVELANRYKVSQGTVRKAIDELAADNLVMRRQGKGTFVSTHHEARAHIRFLRLRPDEGQPHYPESRFLEVKRLRAPADVARLLDMKTGDATVYIKRVQSFDGVPTIVEELWLPGQLFKGLTAERLSEYKGPMYGLFESEFGTRMIRADEKVRAVLAGAEDAALLHVEPGSPLLSAERVSFTYGDKPVELRRGLYLTSRHHYQNDLN; encoded by the coding sequence ATGAATCCCGTCACGCCCAACCAGCCCAGCCCAGGCAGCAGTGCGAACGCGCCGGCTGTGCCGGCAGCGGGCGCGACCCCGAACACGCATGCACCTGCCGGGAGCGCCGCCTCTGCTCCGACCGCGCCCGCTCCAACGTTTTCTCCGCTGTACCAGCAGATCAAGGCACTGATCACGCAGAGCCTGCAGTCGGGCGAGTGGAAGCCGGGCGAAATGATTCCCAGCGAAGTGGAACTGGCCAACCGCTACAAGGTCAGCCAGGGCACCGTGCGCAAGGCGATCGACGAACTGGCGGCGGACAACCTGGTGATGCGCCGGCAGGGCAAGGGCACGTTCGTGTCCACCCATCACGAGGCGCGCGCCCATATCCGTTTCCTGCGGCTGCGCCCCGACGAAGGGCAGCCGCATTACCCCGAAAGCCGCTTCCTCGAAGTGAAGCGCCTGCGCGCCCCGGCGGACGTGGCGCGCCTGCTGGACATGAAAACCGGCGACGCCACCGTGTACATCAAGCGGGTGCAGTCATTCGACGGCGTGCCCACGATCGTCGAGGAACTGTGGCTGCCCGGCCAGCTGTTCAAGGGCCTGACGGCCGAGCGGCTGTCCGAATACAAGGGCCCGATGTACGGCCTGTTCGAATCGGAATTCGGCACGCGGATGATCCGCGCCGACGAAAAAGTGCGCGCCGTGCTGGCTGGCGCCGAAGATGCCGCGCTGCTCCATGTGGAGCCGGGCTCGCCCCTTCTTTCGGCCGAACGGGTGTCGTTTACGTATGGCGACAAACCGGTCGAGCTGCGCCGCGGCCTGTACCTGACGAGCCGCCACCATTACCAGAATGATTTGAATTGA
- a CDS encoding Dabb family protein, whose amino-acid sequence MLAEIPDLVLRHVVLFAFKDDAAAEAVDAVVAGFGQLPDAIPGIVAYETGTNVSPEGLNDGYTHCFTLTFASAEARDDYLNHPAHVRFVKTLGTCLERSLVIDYWAQQRPGPEEEQARILASVS is encoded by the coding sequence ATGCTTGCCGAGATCCCCGATTTGGTCCTGCGTCATGTCGTGTTGTTTGCATTCAAGGACGATGCCGCGGCCGAAGCCGTCGACGCCGTCGTTGCCGGCTTCGGACAATTGCCCGATGCGATCCCCGGCATCGTTGCCTATGAAACGGGAACGAACGTGAGCCCGGAAGGCCTGAACGACGGCTACACGCATTGCTTCACGCTCACGTTCGCGAGCGCCGAAGCGCGCGACGACTACCTGAACCATCCCGCCCACGTCCGCTTCGTCAAGACGCTCGGTACCTGCCTGGAACGCTCGCTCGTCATCGACTACTGGGCGCAGCAGCGGCCGGGACCGGAAGAAGAACAGGCGCGCATCCTGGCCAGCGTGTCCTGA
- a CDS encoding succinate dehydrogenase iron-sulfur subunit: MARTLKFKIYRYDPDKDAKPYMQDLTVELKDTDKMLLDALQRIKSDVDDSLALRRSCREGVCGSDAMNVNGKNRLACTTNLNELSEPIILRPLPGLPVIRDLIVDMTQFFKQYESIKPFLINDSIPPEKERLQTPAEREELDGLYECILCACCSTSCPSFWWNPDKFVGPAGLLQAYRFIADSRDEATGQRLDNLEDPYRLFRCHSIMNCVDVCPKGLNPNKAIGKIKELMVRRAI, translated from the coding sequence ATGGCACGCACCCTGAAATTCAAGATTTACCGCTACGATCCGGACAAGGACGCCAAGCCCTACATGCAGGACCTGACGGTCGAGCTGAAGGACACCGACAAGATGCTGCTGGACGCGCTGCAGCGCATCAAGTCCGACGTGGACGATTCGCTGGCGCTGCGCCGTTCGTGCCGCGAAGGCGTGTGCGGGTCGGACGCGATGAACGTCAACGGCAAGAACCGCCTGGCCTGCACGACGAACCTGAACGAACTGTCCGAACCGATCATCCTGCGCCCGCTGCCGGGCCTGCCGGTGATCCGCGACCTGATCGTGGACATGACGCAGTTCTTCAAGCAGTACGAGTCGATCAAGCCGTTCCTGATCAACGATTCGATCCCGCCCGAGAAGGAACGCCTGCAGACGCCGGCCGAGCGCGAAGAGCTCGATGGCCTGTACGAATGCATCCTGTGCGCGTGCTGTTCCACGTCGTGCCCGTCGTTCTGGTGGAACCCGGACAAGTTCGTCGGCCCGGCCGGCCTGCTGCAGGCTTACCGCTTCATCGCCGACTCGCGCGACGAAGCCACCGGCCAGCGCCTGGACAACCTGGAAGACCCGTACCGCCTGTTCCGCTGCCACTCGATCATGAACTGCGTGGACGTCTGTCCGAAGGGCCTGAACCCGAACAAGGCCATCGGCAAGATCAAGGAACTGATGGTCCGCCGCGCGATCTGA